AGTGCGCGATTTGATCGGAGATACCGAGCGGCGGCGTTCCACCTAGGTCGCGCCGCCGGTGTTCCTGAGAAACTCTCGCGCGCCGCCCTCCAGCCAGGGCGTCCAGGGCGGGTGCAGAAAGCGGGCGCCGACGTCGATCCAGTGGGCCGCGTCTGACGTGAAGGCGAGCGTGCCCGCCACTCGACCGGCGTCGACGATCTGGCGAATCGTCTTCTCGGTCAGTTCGCGAATCTCCGGCGCGGTGCTATCCAGAATCCCCATGCTTTGGCCAAGGTCCGACGGCGCGACGAAGAACACGTCGATGTGATCGACCTCGAGCAGCTCCGGCAGGTTGCGGACCGCCTGTATGTCCTCCACCAGGATCACGATCAGCGTTTCGTCGTTCGCCTTGTTCAGGTAGTCGTCCACGCCGTAGCCCTGGCGCGAGCCAAACATGCCGCGATGCCCGATGGGCGCGAACTTGGCGGCGTCCACGATTTGCCGCGCCTCGTCGGCGGTGTTGACGTGCGGTACGACGATGCCCTGCGCACCTTGGTCCAGCGTGCGGTAGATGATGCCGGGCTCCACGCGGTTGACGCGCACGATGGACGTCACGCCCCACAGGTCGCAGGCGCGCGTGAGGTCGGCGATGTCGCCGAAGTCGACCGGCCCGTGCTCGGCCTCGATCCAGAAGCCGTCGAACCCCCACGGGCCCATGAGGTCGATCATGTCGGGCGTGTTCACGCCGGCGGGGACGGTTGCCACCCCGCCCTCGGCGAGCTTGCGCTTGATGCGGTTCGGTCGGAGTTTGGCCATGCTCAAACGTCCTTGTGATTGATCGACGGCGGACCGGCGGCTGCCAGCGTAAGGCATGGGCGCCGCGGGGGCAGCGCGGGCAGGGGTTTTTATACGTGTTCGGGCAGTTGCTTCGTATCCGAAGGAAAGCCTGGGGTCGCTACGTGCGGGTCACGGTGATGAACGTGCCGGACACCTCGCTCATGCGCGGGTTGTTCGGGTCGGTGCGAC
Above is a window of Chloroflexota bacterium DNA encoding:
- a CDS encoding aldolase/citrate lyase family protein; translated protein: MAKLRPNRIKRKLAEGGVATVPAGVNTPDMIDLMGPWGFDGFWIEAEHGPVDFGDIADLTRACDLWGVTSIVRVNRVEPGIIYRTLDQGAQGIVVPHVNTADEARQIVDAAKFAPIGHRGMFGSRQGYGVDDYLNKANDETLIVILVEDIQAVRNLPELLEVDHIDVFFVAPSDLGQSMGILDSTAPEIRELTEKTIRQIVDAGRVAGTLAFTSDAAHWIDVGARFLHPPWTPWLEGGAREFLRNTGGAT